The genomic DNA GCCTTAGCCAAAGCTGCTGCTTTGTCTTCAGCTACAATAACCGTACCATCTGGCAAGTAAAATGCAGGGATTTGATGTCCCCACCACAACTGTCTAGATATACACCAATCTCTCACATTGTTAAGCCAAGCTTGATACATATGTTTAAACTTGGCCGGGTGAAACTGAATGGTATTATCCAGCACATGTTCAAAAGCGGGTTTTGCTAGCTCTTGTATTCGTACGAACCATTGCTTAGATAGCCTAGGCTCTACTACTGCATGGGTACGTTCAGAAAGGCCTATATTGCTGGTATAAGGTTCTATTTTTTCTAAATATCCTTCTGCTTGTAATTGCTGTGCTATTTTTTCCCGAACCACAAACCTATCTTCCCCTATATAATGACCTGCTGTAACATTTAAAGTTCCATCTTCATTTAAAATATCAATAACCTCTAACCCATGCCGTTGGCCAAGGTCGTAATCATTCATGTCATGAGCAGGAGTTACTTTAAGACATCCTGTACCAAAATCTTTGTCTACATAGGTGTCAGTAATAATGGGAATAGTTCTATTGGCAATCGGTACTATAGCCTGCTTACCATGCAAGTGTTGATATCGCATGTCATGTGGATGGATACAAATAGCCGTATCTCCTAGTATGGTTTCAGGACGTGTAGTAGCAATGATGATATGCTGATCGCTACCCACTATAGCATAACGGACATAGTATAGTTTAGAAGATACTGGTTGGTAGTTTACCTCATCGTCTGCCAAGGCTGTTTTACCTACTGGATCCCAGTTGATCATGCGCTTGCCTTGATAAATATATCCTTTTTCATAAAGCTGTATAAATACTTTTTTTACAGCTTCAGAAGGACCAGCATCCATAGTAAAATGCAAACGATCCCAATCGCAAGAGGCACCTAATTGTTTGATTTGTTCTAATATGATACTACCATACTTTTCTTTCCATTCCCAAGCATGTGCTAAAAAGGCTTCACGTGTCAAGTCTTTTTTCTGGATACCTTTGGCTTGTAGCATGGCCACTACTTTGGTTTCTGTTGCTATAGAAGCATGATCTATACCAGGTACCCAACAAGCTTCTTTACCTTGCATCCTCGCCTTACGGATAAGCACGTCTTGCAACGTAGTGTTGAGTACATGGCCCATATGTAGCACGCCAGTAATATTAGGGGGAGGTAGTACAATGGTATAAGGTTCTTTTTCTGAATGAGGGCTTGCTTTGAAAAATCCTTGTGACATCCAATGGCTATACCATTTTTGTTCTACTTCAATAGGATTATAATGGGTAGAAAGTTCCATGTAATAATGTTATGGGTATTATACTATTAGGTTTCTATTATACTATATTACTATAGTGAACTTGGTAATGGACCTGTACTAAGCCTGAAGAGTAAGCTTTTGCACTGATAAGCTCTAATTTTTCCTCAATATTACATGTTTTAAACAAAGGAATACCACTACCTAGTAGAATAGGAATAATAGAAATAATATATTCATCTACTAAATGGTCTTTCCTTAACTCACTAATAACCTCCCCTCCTCCTTCTATATAAATACCTTTGCTGAATTTACTTTTTAGCTCTTCTACTAGCTTTGTAAGCTCACCTTGATAAAAAGTTATGTGATTATGAATGCTTTTATGCTGTTTTGTAGAGAGTACATAACACTGCTTATCCTTATGAAGAAATTTTACATCTAAGCTAAGTACTTTATCATAGGTTTTCCGTCCCATAATAACAGCGTCTATACCCTGCATAAAAGCACTATAACCATAATCCTCACTCGGACTATCTACAAGAGATAACCAATCGATATCTCCATCTTGTTTAGCAATAAAACCATCTAGACTTACTGCTACAAAAACTATGGCCTTACTTTGTTGAGACATAAGCTATTTCAAACATATCATGTAATATTTTGCGGAGTAGGAGGGATTCGAACCCTCGGTACCCTTTTAGGGGTACACCCGCTTTCCAGGCGAGCACCTTCAACCACTCGGTCACCACTCCTTATAAAACCAATTACTAGCAAAATTAATTATAAATGATAAATATTATTATAAATGATAAATATTATTATAAAGGCAGCATTTTTAGAGCAGCTGAGAAAATTATACAAATGTCTCCAAATATTCTTCTCCCCCATTTCAGATACAACCAAACGACCCTAAATAAGAATTTCACAATTTTAACTTATATTCCAGCCATCCAAGTGATTATCGATTCAATAAACCAACGGAAAACATGCAACATTTAAAACAACGCTTAGTATCCCTTGACTTTTTTAGAGGATTAACGGTTGCTGGTATGATTTTAGCCAACAATCCTGGTAGTTGGGGACATATTTATGCACCACTAAAACATGCTGAATGGCATGGTTGTACACCAACTGATCTCATTTTCCCTTTCTTTTTATTTATTGTTGGCGTTTCTATTGCTTTTGCCATAGGAAGCAAAAAAGAATTGCCAGAAACGCATAGCCAACTTATCTTAAAATCTGTAAGGAGAATGTTAACTCTCTTCTGTCTTGGTATTTTCCTTGCATTATATCCTAAAATATTTACTAGCCCCATAGAAGCTTTTAAAACAGTAAGAATACCAGGCGTGTTACAGCGTACCGCAATAGTATACTTTATTTCAACCATTATCTTTCTAAAATTTACTCCTCGCACCATTTTAAAGATAATGCTTGGGTTACTTGTAAGCTACTGGATATTAATGACTTTTGTACCTGTTCCTGGGATTGGATATGCCAATCTAGAACAAGAAACAAACCTAGCGGCATGGATAGATCGCAACCTTTTAACAGAACCCCATCTATGGAAAGCTGTCCGGACTTGGGACCCAGAAGGTATACTTGGAACTATCTCTGCAATTGCTACAGGTTTATCAGGCATATTAGCAGGCATACTTTTGCAAAGAAAAGATCAATCGGATACTGAAAAAATAGCTCGGCTTTTTTCTAGTGGTACGCTTGCCGTAATTACAGGTTTAATATGGAACTTTATTTTTCCTATTAATAAATCTTTGTGGACTAGTTCTTTTGTGCTCTATACTAGCGGACTTGCATATATTATTTTAGCCTTGTGCTATTGGATTATAGATGTTAAAGGATATAAGAGATTTACCAAACCCATAGTCGCATATGGTGTAAATGCTATTACTGTATTTTTTGTGTCTGGATTATTACCGAGAACCTTAAACTTAATAAAAGTTACTTCAGCAGACGGAAATAAAACGAGCCTACTAACTTACTTGTATAAAAGTTTATTTATACCTTATCTTTCACCATACAATGCCTCATTAACCTGGGCTATTATGTGGCTCTTAATTTGGATGTGTATTTTATGGATTATGTATAATCGAAAAATTTTCATCAAAGTGTAAATATAACTTGGCTGGGTTAGATGGTAAGGCTTATAGCTTCTTTTTAAAGTATACAATTTGAAGAGCTATAAGTTTTATTGATAAGTGATATGATAAGTGAGTCTTTTAATCTAAAAATAAGATTACTAAAATATCTACTTAACAACTTATAGAGATACAATTTTAATATATACCTGTATATAAACTCAAACTTACAGCTTACCTTTTTACCTTCTCTTAATTCTGTTAATACTGATAGATCACAATAAATATTTATAAAGCATACCGCATTTTCATTTTTACCAAAACCATATACACTTACATAATACTTCCACATAGCTACAAAATCTCCTGCTTATTTTGTGGTATAAATCCGTTTATTTGTTTTTTCCAGAGCATTTTATATAACCCTTCTTGCTTAATTAACTCATAATGTGTCCCATCTTGTATAATACGGCCTTGGTCAAAGACTAAAATTCGGTCCATATAGGAAAGTGTAGATAGTCGATGGGCAATCGCTATAGTTGTCCTGCCTTGCATTAGATCTTTTAAAGAGTTTTGTATCTTATATTCTGTAATAGAGTCTAGCTGGGATGTTGATTCATCTAAAATTAGGATTTTAGCGTTTTTAAGTATAACGCGTGCAATAGCAATTCTTTGAAGCTGTCCTCCAGATAATTTTATTCCTCTTTCACCTACCAAAGAATTATATTTTTCAGGTAGTTGCAGTATAAATTCATGTGCATAAGCTTTTTTAGCAGCATCTATTATTTCTTCATCCGTAGCATCTAATTTACCATAACTTATATTTTCTTTTATTGTTCGGTAAAACATTGTAGGAGATTGAGGGATAAAACTAATTTGAGAACGAAGGGAGGTTTGTGTAAAATTTTGTATATCATAATCATCCACCTTAATACAGCCAGAAATAACTTCATAAAGCCGCAAGATCAAGCTTATTAATGTAGATTTTCCACTTCCGGAGTAACCTACTAACCCAACCTTTTGTCCTGCATTAATAGTCAAATTTAGATTTTTAAATAAGCTCCCTCCATCTTTGTAATGGAAATAAACTTTTTTAAACTCTATTTTCCCTTGCTTTATTGTTATTTGCTCTGGCCTAACTGTATCCTTAATTTCGATAGGCTGGTCAAAGAACTTTAGCGCTTGTTTCACTACCCCCCAATTAGTAGCAAAATCACGCAAATGATTTGATAATTCATAAAGCTTATCCACTATTCTAAAATTTAATATAAATACTAATGCAATATCGCCAGGAGTGATAAAATTGATAAAACGCAAATAAATAAGCCCTGCCAAAAAGGCTATTGTATAAATTGAAACAAGCCCTCCTTGTATAGCGTAAAATCTCATAAAGAAATTACCCTGTTTTTTTGCCTTATCTACAAAATCTGAGGTAATGGTATGTAGTTTATTTTTTTCATAGTCCTCATGAGCAAAACATCTCACATTTAAAATATTTGTTATAAAATCTGAGATATAGCCCGATATTCTTGCTCTTGATTCTGCATAGTTAGCAGTAAGATGGTTTGCTTTTTGAAGGCTATTATAAGTCCTCCATAAAAAAAGAAAGCTCCAGGCTACCACCCCAAGCCCCAATATTAGATGTATCCTGGCCAATAAAATAAGGCTAACAATCATACTTAGCGCAAAGAGTATAAACTGATACATGATGGTAGATACAATAGTAGGTACCAAGTTTGCAACATCATTCATCTTTGCTGTTATGCTGCCTGTAAGATTATTTTGAAAAAAGCTATATGAAAAGTTGTTAATACGTTCTGTTAAAAGTAGAATAATAAAGGCTCTGAATGGTGGAATGTATTTGATAAGACACCAATCACTGAATGACCATAAGGCAACTATTATTAACTGTAACAATGCATAGATAACACCTATATCAATGATACCTCGGATATTGGAGCTGGCTACAGAATCTATTAATAATTTAATTACATAGGGCCTTAAATTAGCATCTATCGCCGCTATTATTATTACTAAAAGGTTACCTAATATATAGATTCTGTATGGATAAGCAGCTTTAATGATAAATGAAGAAATATTCATGCTTATTTATTGAATGCTTTAAGTTTAATCCTCACAGAATTCAAACAAAATTGGAAGCTAAAATTAAGTGTATACAAATAAGTATCAATATTTCAGCGAATTACTAATATAATGGTATATAGAAAAAAACTTATTTAAGCTTAAATGGCTACTTCAAGTAAATATATTATTCTAAATAAAACTGATAAGAGCTTAAAGCATACAGCATATCTATTTCTTACCAAGGATACCAATGAAGTACTACTTACTAGTAAATTGTTTTTAGTTATCAGGAATAGTTAACCTTTCGACAGTTTACAACATATTAAATATCTTAATCAACCATTAACCGTCCATTTATAATAAATATTATTGGTACATATTCTTGTTCATACCAGATCTAACTTCTAATTTTGAAAGATTGTTTTTAAATCTTTTAAAATAAATTATCTATGGCAGTTACTAGATTAGAGAGAAAGGTAAAAAGAAATAGAATGAATGCTATAAAAAGGCAAAATCGTATTAAGCAACTTTTAAAAAAACCAGTTATCAAGAATGTAGATATAGAAGCTATTAAAGCATCTTTTGCAAATAACACAGTAGTAAGCAATACAAGCTCTACAGAATCCTAATTTAGGATCTTACTGGAAATAAATTCTGTTGTGTAAGGTAGCTTATCTTTGCCTACCACTTATATACAGAGAAAATTATAGGGTATATCATGCATGCAAAAGTTAGAATATTGTATAGAGTTTTCTAGAATATTAACTAGATTATATAAAGACAGTATTCCTAATTTACTATTAGAAAACTATTAAGCATGCTTTATTGCTGTCTCAGACGCTTGTAATAAGAAGCCAACGTTGATATAGTGAACGTTTAAAATATAGCTAAGTTACTTCAATATTTAGCTATAAAGTTGGTAGTAGTAGGGTTGGCTTGTATACATGCTCGGATTTTACATCGGTCAGCAACCTATAATTGAGCTCACATATGCTATACAACAATACAATTAAAGTAATATGTTTTAGCATACTATTCTTTTCCTCATTTTTTTGTATCCATGCAGAAAACCCATCACCTAGCCAGGATATTCAAGCACCAATACCAGTAAATACACAAAAGATAAGATTTGGCCCACAGCAAAGAATAAAATTTGGCCCGCAGCTAGGGACAGGAATTTTTGCTGGCTCCTTAAGGTTAGGTATAGTTGGGGAATATAAATTAGCAGAATGGTTAAGTATAAAAGCAGGTATATTATATTTTCGTAATCAGTATTTTCTCAAAGGAACTTTTCCTAATAGCACTGAAACCCTGGCTTTAGTATTACCTCAGCATATTACAGCACCACTTGTCTTAAGAGGCTATCTTAAGACAGATAAAAAGATGAGTTTCTTTGCCGGCGTTCATATGGGTTATTTAATAGGTGGATTTTTAGAATGGCATAAAACTATGCTGACTCGTAAATACATAGCTTCTCTCCATTTAAATGATGAACGATTAGCAGCAAAAAAGTTAGGATATGCATTCTTACTAGGTAGTGATTATGAATTCAATTATGGCATAACAGTAGGTTTAACATTCATATATGAGCTTACTAAAGTTATAGCAACAGACAGAGCTAGCTTGAATTGGACCCTAGCACCTACCTTAAACTATAATTTAGGTTTGTTTTTGAGACAGATCTCCTCCCCTACTAATCCTACCAGCTCTACTAACCATTTTTATGACTTAGAGGAGCATGCGTAAAAGCTAATAGCATTTAGACATTAGACTTCTTGCATAACCTCAAAAATCTTTGCATAAAAACTCATTCTATGTAACTGTAAATAGGGTTATGCAAGAGGTCTATTGTATACAAAAGAAATTTCTTAAATTTGTAGCTAAATGCTAGAATAGCCACCTCTATATAAAAACAAAGCTTTTAACCGATAAGAAAATCAATCTGTTTTATCTTATTACTTTGCTCTTTTTTCACTATTAAAGCTCAGAGTTTACAACCTAGCGAACCTTCCATAAGCCGCCAATTTGATAAAGAAAGGTTTAAATTCGGATTGCAAGGTGGGCTAGGGATACTCTCTTTTATAACACTTGGAACTGCCATATTTTCCTCTAGAGGGGGTGTATTTGGAGAATATAAAATTGCGAAGTCGGTAGGGATACAAACTGGCTTGGTGTGCTATTATAATTGGTATCA from Candidatus Amoebophilus asiaticus 5a2 includes the following:
- a CDS encoding dihydrofolate reductase family protein, yielding MSQQSKAIVFVAVSLDGFIAKQDGDIDWLSLVDSPSEDYGYSAFMQGIDAVIMGRKTYDKVLSLDVKFLHKDKQCYVLSTKQHKSIHNHITFYQGELTKLVEELKSKFSKGIYIEGGGEVISELRKDHLVDEYIISIIPILLGSGIPLFKTCNIEEKLELISAKAYSSGLVQVHYQVHYSNIV
- a CDS encoding acyltransferase family protein, with product MQHLKQRLVSLDFFRGLTVAGMILANNPGSWGHIYAPLKHAEWHGCTPTDLIFPFFLFIVGVSIAFAIGSKKELPETHSQLILKSVRRMLTLFCLGIFLALYPKIFTSPIEAFKTVRIPGVLQRTAIVYFISTIIFLKFTPRTILKIMLGLLVSYWILMTFVPVPGIGYANLEQETNLAAWIDRNLLTEPHLWKAVRTWDPEGILGTISAIATGLSGILAGILLQRKDQSDTEKIARLFSSGTLAVITGLIWNFIFPINKSLWTSSFVLYTSGLAYIILALCYWIIDVKGYKRFTKPIVAYGVNAITVFFVSGLLPRTLNLIKVTSADGNKTSLLTYLYKSLFIPYLSPYNASLTWAIMWLLIWMCILWIMYNRKIFIKV
- a CDS encoding ABC transporter ATP-binding protein, giving the protein MNISSFIIKAAYPYRIYILGNLLVIIIAAIDANLRPYVIKLLIDSVASSNIRGIIDIGVIYALLQLIIVALWSFSDWCLIKYIPPFRAFIILLLTERINNFSYSFFQNNLTGSITAKMNDVANLVPTIVSTIMYQFILFALSMIVSLILLARIHLILGLGVVAWSFLFLWRTYNSLQKANHLTANYAESRARISGYISDFITNILNVRCFAHEDYEKNKLHTITSDFVDKAKKQGNFFMRFYAIQGGLVSIYTIAFLAGLIYLRFINFITPGDIALVFILNFRIVDKLYELSNHLRDFATNWGVVKQALKFFDQPIEIKDTVRPEQITIKQGKIEFKKVYFHYKDGGSLFKNLNLTINAGQKVGLVGYSGSGKSTLISLILRLYEVISGCIKVDDYDIQNFTQTSLRSQISFIPQSPTMFYRTIKENISYGKLDATDEEIIDAAKKAYAHEFILQLPEKYNSLVGERGIKLSGGQLQRIAIARVILKNAKILILDESTSQLDSITEYKIQNSLKDLMQGRTTIAIAHRLSTLSYMDRILVFDQGRIIQDGTHYELIKQEGLYKMLWKKQINGFIPQNKQEIL
- a CDS encoding porin family protein; this encodes MLYNNTIKVICFSILFFSSFFCIHAENPSPSQDIQAPIPVNTQKIRFGPQQRIKFGPQLGTGIFAGSLRLGIVGEYKLAEWLSIKAGILYFRNQYFLKGTFPNSTETLALVLPQHITAPLVLRGYLKTDKKMSFFAGVHMGYLIGGFLEWHKTMLTRKYIASLHLNDERLAAKKLGYAFLLGSDYEFNYGITVGLTFIYELTKVIATDRASLNWTLAPTLNYNLGLFLRQISSPTNPTSSTNHFYDLEEHA